A window of Neorhizobium galegae bv. orientalis str. HAMBI 540 genomic DNA:
GCCGGCGCAAAGGGTTTCGCCGGCGGCTTCGGCCGCCACATGCTCGGCTCGTTCGGCGAGCCGGCCATCAAGGCCATGGTCACCGAAAGCGTCGAGGAAACCATGCGGCTGGAAAACGCGTTACGCCAGGTTCGCTCGGAGCGGGCCATGGTCATTCTGCATTACGCGCCGATCCGCGAAACCGTGGTCGGCGAGCCGGAGGAGATTTATCCGTTTCTCGGCTCGTCTCGCCTTGCGGAAACCATCGACCGTTTTCCAGTCTCTGCCGTGGTCCACGGCCATGCCCATCGAGGCACTTATCATGGAAAGACACCCGGCGGCGCTCCGGTCTACAATGTCGCCTCGCATATTGAGAAGCCAACCGGGAAGCCCTATGCGCTGCTCGAGCTTTAGTCCGTCATCGCGACCAAACTCCTCTGGACAGGACACCGGGCGGGAGGCCTAATTGTTCATCTAGGCTCGCTGAGTGCCGGATCGTGTCGGCATTTTGAAAGGGGCAGCTGGCGGGTGGAGTAAATCTGCCGGACGCTTCCGTCCTTGTCGGTCGAAACGTTCATGCAAAAGCAGGCGTAGCCATGGCTGTAGTTTATGGTCACATGCTCGCCCTCAGCCATGTCCTTGATCTTGTCCATGCCTTTGGCTTCGTAGCCGCCCTGAAGCATGATTAGCCATTCATTCTGGGCATCGATCAGCGTCCAGTTGCGCGGCGTCGGATTGACCAGCCAGCCGCAACGCGTTTCGGCAAGCGCCGCTGCCGGCACAAGCATGCACGAGAAGCATATCGCAAGCAGTTTCTTCATCATCGCCTCCCGTTCAACCCACGAGTAGCCTGCGGTGATCCGGCTGTCCACAGGGACTTGGTACCGATATGCTCACATGCAGCGCATGCCCCAGCGCCTTCAGCGCCGCCTCGGCAGACGCCTCCGACTGCGTCGGATGCGCATGGATCGTCCCGGCGACATCCTCAGTCGTGCCACCGTCTCCGTAGGAGAACCGAAACGGCGCAAAACGAGGAAATCCCTGCCCCTACTCGAAGAGTACGTCCCACATCAGCGAACCGAATAGGAATAGAAAGCATAGGACCGCGAAACCAACATTCGCGTGACGACTACCAAAATACAGGCTTCCATACAGAAGCCGGCGGAGAGCCATGTGGCCGATGATCAGGAGAGCAACGAAAATCGCCAGCGCTACCTTTTGGCCATCAATCATGGGAACACTCTCCGAGAAATGTCGCCGACACACCTAGCGAAATAGTGTTAACGGCCAATCCTCGTTGAGAGCCTGCTCCTCCCAAGACTCGAACGGCGGCTGATCCTTGTCAGCCTCACACATGCAGCGCATGTCCCAGCGCCTTCAGCGCCGCCTCGGCAAACGCCTCCGACTGCGTCGGGTGGGCATGGATCGTCCCCGCAAGATCCTCCAGCCGCGCCCCCATCTCGATCGCCAGCGAGAACGCGGCCGAGAGTTCGGAAATCCCCACCCCGACACCTTGGATGCCGAGGACCAGGTGATTGTCGGCCCGCGCCACGACCCGCACGAAGCCCTCCTCCGTCGACAGCGTCATCGCCCGGCCATTGGCGGAAAACGGGAACTGGCCGATCTTTATCTCGCGGCCCGCCGCCCTCGCCTCGTCCGGTGACATGCCCACCGAGACGATCTCCGGGTCCGTGAAGCAGACGGCGGGAATGGCGCGCTTGTCCCAGGAGCGCCGCTTGCCGGAAACGATCTCCGCCACCATCTCGCCCTGCGCCATCGCCCGATGCGCCAGCATCGGCTCGCCGGTCACGTCGCCGACCGCATAGATGCCGCGCATCGAGGTGCGGCACTGTTCGTCGACCCGCAAGAACCGACCGTCCATGTCGAGTTCCAGCTCCTCCCGGCCCCAGCCTTCGGTGACCGGCTTGCGCCCGACGGTGACGAGGATCTTGTCGGCGGCGATGCGCCTTTCCTCGCCGGAAGCGGTCTCCGCCAGCAGAGCCTCGCCATTCGAAGACATGCCCTTGACCTTGGTGCCGAGCAGAACCTCGACACCCAAGGCCGCCAGCCGCCTGGCGACCGGCTGGGTAAGCTGCGTATCGTAGAGCGGCAGGATGCGGTCGAGCGCCTCGACGATCGTCACCTTCGCTCCGAGCTTGGCAAAGGCGAGCCCAAGTTCGAGGCCGATATAACCGGCGCCGACCACCGCCAGCCTCGCAGGCACCTCGGTCAGGGACAGCGCGCCGGTGGAGGAGATCACCTTAGCCCCGGAAGGCGATGCCGCCCCCCCGAACAGCAGCATCGGCAATTCGACCGGTGCCGAACCGGTGGCAATGACGATGTTTTCGGCGCGGATGACCTGTTCGCCGGTTTCTGTTTCGACTGCGACCGTCTTGCCGTCCCGGAATTTTGCTCGCCCGACGACGATCTTGACGCCTGCCTTCTTCAACAGACCGGCAACACCGAGCGTCAGCCGGCCGGTAATGCCGTCCTTCCAGGCCATGGTTTTTGCGAGGTCGATGGTCGGATTATCGGCCTTGATGCCCATGGCATTTTTGCCAGCTGCCATTGCGACGGTCTTCGCGAAATCGTCGGCGGCATGGATGATCGCCTTGGAGGGAATACAGCCGATATTGAGGCAGGTGCCGCCCGGCTTCGCCATCTCGACGATGACCGTGTCGACCCCCAGCTGGCCGGCCCGGATGGCGCAGACATAGCCTCCCGGACCGGCCCCGATGACGAGGAGCTTGCAGGTGATCTCTTTCATTGTTCTTTTCTCACCTCACTCCTCGACGAAGATTAGCGCCGGCGTTTCCATCAGCGCCTTCAGGCGCTGCACGAATGTCGCGGCATCCCAGCCGTCGATCACCCGGTGATCGAAGCTGGAGGACAGGTTCATCATCTTGCGCGGCACGAACTGCGTCCCGTCCCAATGCGGCCGGACAGCGAGCTTGTTGACGCCGATGATCGCCACTTCCGGATGGTTGATGACCGGAGTCGAGACGATGCCGCCCATCGCGCCGAGCGAACTGATGGTGATCGTCGAGCCCGACAATTCCTCGCGCAAGGCCGTGCCGTTCTTGGCCGCATCGCTTAACCGTGCCACTTCCCGGGCGCAGTCGAAGATGTCGCGCGCTTCGGCATGTTTGACCACCGGCACGACGAGCCCCGACGGCGTCTGCGCCGCGATGCCGATATGCACGCCGCCATATTGGCGGATGATGCCGGCTTCGTCGTCGTAAAGCGCGTTGATGCCCGGCTGTTCGGCGATCGCCTTGACCATCGCCCGCATCAGGAAAGGCAGGATGGTGAGTTTCGGCCGGCCGGGCTTCTGGGTGCCGTTCATGCGGGTCCGCAGCTCTTCTAAGGCGGTCATGTCGATCTCCTCCACATAGGTGATGTGGGGGATGCGGGATTTCGACAGCGCCATCTTCTCGGCGATCCGGCGGCGCAGCCCGACGACCTTGACCTCCTGCACCGCCTTGTTCGGCTGCAGCCCGGCGGCGACAGCCCCGCCGCCACCCTGGCTGTTCAGGAACGCATCCAGATCATCATGGGTAATACGGCCGGCCGGACCTGTGCCCGGGACCTGCCGAAGGTCGATGCCCGCCTCCTTCGCCCGGAGACGCACGGCCGGCGGTGCCAGCGGTTTTTCACCTTCCGCGCGGGGTGCTCCAACGGGATGGGACAGCGGTCTGGCGACGGGCGGTGATGCGGCAATCTCAGCTTTTGGTTTAAGAGGCTCAACCTTTTTCTCAGATGCCGGCTCGGCGGCTGCAACGGTCAGAACAACCGGTTTGAGCTGCGGCTCTTCCCCGCTATCGCCGCCGTCGGCCCCCTCGCCCGCGATCCTGATCTTGAGGATGACAGTGCCGGTGGCGATTATATCGCCGATCTCGCCGTGCCGGAAGGTTACCTCCCCGTCCACAGGCGACGGGATCTCCACCGTCGCCTTGCCGGTCATCACGGCGGCGAGCACCATGTCCTCGCGCACCAGATCACCGACGTTGACGTGCCATTCCACCAGTTCGGCTTCCGCGACCCCTTCGCCGACATCAGGCAGCTTGATGAGTTTTTCCGCCATATCTCAGGCCTCCATCATGTCGCGCAGCGCCCGGCCGACACGGGCCGGCCCCGGAAAATAATCCCATTCCTGCGCATGCGGATAAGGCGTGTCCCAGCCCGCCACCCGGATGACCGGCGCTTCGAGTTGGTAGAAGCAGTGCTCCTGCACCAGCGCCGCCAGTTCCGCCCCGAAGCCGGAAGTGAGCGTCGCCTCGTGCACCACCAGGCATCGGCCAGTCTTCTTCACCGAAGTGACGATGGTTTCGAGGTCGAGCGGCATCAGGGTGCGCAGGTCGATCACCTCCGCGTCGATGCCGGTTTCCTCAGCCGTCGCCTCGGCCACATGCACCATCGTGCCATAGGCGAGCACGGTGACCGCCGAGCCCGGCCGCCGCACCACCGCCTTGCCGAGCGGCACGACATAGTGCTCTGCCGGCACCTCGCCGAGCGGATGGCCCGCCCAGGACGTCACCGGCCGATCATGATGGCCGTCGAACGGGCCGTTATAGAGCCGCTTCGGCTCGAGAAAGATCACCGGATCCGGGTTCTCGATCGACGCGATCAGCAGGCCCTTCGCGTCATAGGGGTTGGAGGGCACCACGACCTGCAGGCCGCAGACATGGGTGAACAGCGCCTCGGGGCTCTGACTGTGTGTCTGGCCGCCAAAAATGCCGCCGCCGGTCGGCATCCGCACGGTGATGCCGCAGGTGAAATCGCCGTTGGAGCGATAGCGCAGCCGCGCCGCTTCCTGGGTGAGCTGGTCGTAGGCCGGATACATGTAATCGGCGAACTGGATCTCGACGCAGGGTTTCAGCCCATAGGCCGCCATGCCGATCGCGGCCCCGACAATGCCGGATTCGTTGATCGGCGCGTCGAAGCAGCGCGTCTTGCCGTATTTCTGCTGCAGCCCCTGGGTGCCGCGGAAGACGCCGCCGAAATAACCGACATCCTCGCCGAACACGACCACATCGTCGTCGCGCTCCATGGAGACATCCATGGCACTCCGGATCGCCTCGATCATCGTCATGCGCGGCATGGGAGGACCTCCGGGGAGAGTTTGGTGCTGCCGATATGGCCCTCGCCACCTTCACCCCGTAAACGGGTTGAAGGGGACACGACGACGCCGCGGCAAACTCCCGATGATCTCCCCCCTTGAGGGGGAGATGTCACCGAAGGTGACAGAGGGGGGTGGCGACGGTGCGGCCAAGCGGAAGGTTGCTGTGGTGCGGAGACACCCCCCTCTGCCCTGCCGGGCATCTCCCCCTCAAGGGGGGAGATCGGCAAGAAGCGCCGCCCATCTCCCCATCCACCGGAGACAAAAGACGCGAAGACACACAGCCCGCTCATCACCATCCTCACACCCCCGCCTGCTGCCGCTGCCGCTTCAGATGCGGCGGCATTTCCGCATAGACGCCTTCGAACATGTCCCGCATCGACGGCCGGCCGCCGGAATGCAGCGTGCCGTGGCGCTCCGCCTCCTTCTGGGCGGCGACGACGGTGTCGCGGATTTCCGCTTCCATCTGCTTGTGGCGCTCCTCGCTCCAGGTGCCGATGCGGATCAGGTGGTTCTTCAGCCGGATGACAGGATCGCCGAGCGGCCAGGCTTCGGACTCTTCCTTCGGGCGATAGGCCGACGGATCGTCGGAGGTGGAATGCGCGCCGACCCGGTAGGTGACGTATTCGACCAGCGTCGGCCCAATGTTGCGCCGGGCCCGCTCCGCCGCCCATTTGGCGACCGCATGCACAGCGAGATAGTCGTTGCCGTCGACGCGCAGCGACGGCAGACCGTAACCGAGGCCACGGGCGGCAAAAGTACCCGACCCGCCGCGGGCGACGCCCTGGAAGGTGGAGATGGCCCACTGGTTGTTGACGACATTGAGGACAACAGGCGCCCGGTAGGTGGACGCAAAAACCAGCGCCGAATGAAAGTCCGACTCCGCCGTCGATCCGTCGCCGATCCAGGCGGCCGCGATCTTCGTGTCGTTCTTGATTGCCGATGCCATGGCCCAGCCGACGGCCTGCACATATTGCGTGGCGAGATTGCCCGAGATCGTGAAGAAGCCGTAGTCCTTTGCCGAATACATGATCGGCAGTTGCCGCCCCTTCAGGGGATCGGCATCGTTGGAATAGATCTGGTTCATCATCTCGACCATCGGATAGCCGCCGGCGATCAGCAGGCCGGCCTGGCGATAGGTCGGAAAGTTCATGTCGCCGGGGAGAAGCGCCTTGCGGAAGGCGCAGGAGACCGCCTCCTCGCCGAGATGCTGCATGTAGAAGGACGTCTTGCCCTGCCGCTGCGCCATCAGCATGCGACTGTCGAAGACACGCAGCAGCATCATGTGCTTGAGGCCCTCCATCAGTTCCTCGGGCGTCAGCGACCCGGCCCAGGGGCCGACCGCCTCGCCCTCGCGGTCGAGCACACGGATGATCGAATAGGCGAGGTCGCGGATCTCCTTCGGATCGACATCCACCTCCGGCCGCCGCACCGAACCGGCCTTCGGGATCGGCACATTAGAGAAATCCGGCTTGCCGCCCGGCCGCACTTCCGGCTCGGGCACATGCAGGCTCAGTCTCTGTCCATCCGTCATTCGTTTCTCCTCCCAAAGAACCGGTCAAAATCAGTCGTTCAACGCGGCGCCATCCGCAGCGCTCCGTCGAGGCGGATCACTTCGCCGTTCAGCATCGGGTTTTCGATGATGTCGCGCACCAGCCGCGCGAATTCCGCCGGCCGGCCGAGCCGCGGCGGAAACGGCACCGATTTGCCCAGCGAGGCACGCACCTCCTCGGAAAATCCGGCCATCATCGGCGTCTCGAATATGCCGGGCGCGATCGTCATCATCCTTATGCCGTCGCGGGCAAGCTCGCGAGCGATCGGCAACGTCATGCCGGCCACCGCCGCCTTGGAGGCCGAATAGGCCGCCTGCCCGATCTGCCCGTCATAGGCGGCGACCGAGGCGGTGGCGACCAGCACGCCGCGCTCGCCCTCCTCGTTCGGCTCGCTCCTCGCGATCGCCTGCGCCACCAGCCGGATCACGTTGAACGTACCGACGGTGTTGATCTCCAGCGCGCGGGCAAAGCTTTCCAGCGCATGGATACCCTGCTTGCCGAGCACCTTTTCCGACGGCGCGATGCCGGCGCAGCAGACGGCCCCGCGGATCGGGCCATTGGCGGCCTCGGCCTTGGCGACCGCGTTCTCGACCGCCTCGCCGCTGCGGACATCGGTCTTGATGAAGATCGCACCCTTGCCGAGTTCGCTCGCCCTCGCCTCACCGCCGGTCTCGTCGAGGTCGAGCAAAGCCACGCAACCGCCAGCTTCGACAAGCATTTTAGCTGTCGCGAGCCCAAGGCCGGAAGCGGCACCGGTCACCAGAAAGTTTCCGCCGTCTATGCGCATCCCGATCCTCCTCAGTTCGCCAGGCCGCGGGCGATGATGATCTTCTGGATGTCGGACGTGCCCTCGTAGATCTGGCAGACGCGGACATCGCGATAGATGCGCTCGACCGGGAAATCGGAAATGTAGCCGTAGCCGCCGAGCGTCTGGATCGCCGCCGAACAGACCTTTTCCGCCATCTCGGAGGCAAACAGCTTAGCCATGCAGGCTTCGTCGAGACACGGCGCGCCGCGATCCTTCAGCCGCGCCGCATGCAGTACGAGCTGCCGCGCCGCCTCGATCTGCGTCTTAGCATCCGCCAGCCGGAAGGCGACGGCCTGGTGATCGAGCAGCAGCTTTCCAAAGGTCTTGCGCTCCTTGGCATAGGTGAGCGCCACGTCGAACGCCGCCTGCGCCATGCCGACGCATTGCGCAGCGATGCCGATCCGGCCCGCCTCCAGCCCGGACAGCGCGATCTTCAAACCGGCGCCTTCCGCCCCGATCCGCTGGCTTTCCGGGATGCGCAGGTTGTCGAACATCAGCGCGGCGGTATCCGAGGCCTTCTGGCCAAGCTTGTCCTCTATCTTGGAGACTGAAAATCCGGGCACATCGGTCGATGTGACGAAGGCGGAGATGCCGCGCTTGCCGGCGCTGGGATCGGTGACCGCGAAGATGATCACCGTGCCGGCGATCTTGCCGGACGTAATGAACATCTTCGAACCGTTGATGACATAGTCGCTGCCGTCCCTTACGGCGCGGGTGCGGATCGCCGCGGCATCCGAGCCGGTATCGGCCTCGGTCAGCGCAAAGGCGCCGATATGGCGGCCTTCCGCGAGCGGGCGGAGAAACCGTTCCTTCTGGTCATCGGACGCGTGCATGTCGAGGAGGGAGCAGACCGGGGAATTGTGGACGCTGACCAGCGTCGAGACCGCGCCGTCGCCCGCCGCGATCTCCATCAGCGCCCAGGCATAGGCGACATAGGAACAGCCGACGCCGCCCCATTCCTCCGCCGTGCGCATGCCGAGAAACCCGAGTTCGCCGAGTTGTTTCAGAACGTCCGGCTCGATCGCGTGCGACTTGTCGCGCGCGGCAGCTCCGGGCTTCAGCACCTCCCGGGAAAACTCCGCGGCAGTCGAGCGGATAAGCTCTTCTTCCTCAGTTAGCATGCACTGATCTCCTCCCCGAAACCGCCTGCATGAGTGCTAAATTAGGACCGAACCGGCCCGGCGACTACTCCTTTGAACTTGTTATTTGTTACCCTGGCGCGCAATTTTATTGCGCCCATGCCCCACAATGGAACTCGAAGCCTCTTCGGCCGTTTGCCGGTCTCTCTCAACCAGGGGCTCGACAGCATGCCGGAATTGAATGCCGTTACCGAGTTTCGCGCGTTTCCAAAGACATGGGGAGCCGAATATGTCGCCGCCGGCGAGGTGCGGTTCCGGCTCTGGGCACCCGGCCAGGAGACCGTGACGCTGAGGCTGAACGGCGAAGATACCGAGATGAGCCGCAGCGACGACGGCTGGTTCGAGTTGCTCGCCACCGGCATCACCCCCGGCGCCGAATATGCCTATGTCCTTGCCGATGGCATGGTGGTGCCCGATCCCGCCTCGCGCGGCCAGAAGGACAGCGTCAGCGGGCCGTCGCTGGTGATCGACCCGACCAGCTACACCTGGCAGCATCCGGAATGGCAGGGCCGGCCCTGGGAAGAAACGGTCGTATACGAAATCCATATCGGCACATTTACGGAAGAAGGCACCTTCCGCGCCGCGATCGACAAGTTGCCCCATCTCGCAGACCTCGGGATCACCATGATCGAGGTCATGCCGGTCGCCCATTTCGGCGGAAACCGAGGCTGGGGTTATGACGGCGTGCTCCTCTATGCGCCTCACGCCGCCTATGGCCCGCCGGAGGATTTCAAGGCCTTCATCGATGCCGCCCACGGTCATGGGCTGACGGTGGTGCTCGATATCGTGCTCAACCATTTCGGCCCGGACGGTAATTACCTGCCGCTTCTGGCACCCGCCTTCTTCCACAGGCAAAAGATGACGCCCTGGGGCGCGGCGATCGCCTATGACGTCGAGCCGGTGCGGCGCTACATCACCGAATGTGCGCTCTACTGGCTGGAGGAATTCCACCTCGACGGATTGCGTTTCGACGCCATCGACCAGATCAACGACCCGTCCGAAAAACACGTGCTGATCGAGGTCGCCGAGCGCATCCGCGCCGAAATCCCCGAGCGCGCCATCCATCTAACGACGGAGGACGCCCGCAACGTCACTTTCCTGCATCCACGCGACGAGGACGGCAAGGCACCGCTCTTCACCGCCGAATGGAACGACGACCTCCACAACGCCGTCCATGTCTTCGCGACCGGCGAGACGCATGCCTACTACAAGGACTTCGCCAGGGAGCCGGAAAAGCTGGTGGCGAGGGCGCTCGCCGAAGGTTTTGCCTATCAGGGCGAGGTCTCGCCGCAGACCCGCAGAAAACGCGGTGTTTCGAGCCTGGATCAGCCCCCGGTCGCCTTCGTGGATTTCATCCAGAACCACGACCAGATCGGCAACCGCGCCGAGGGCGAAAGGCTGATCGAACTCGCCGGCGCTGACAAAGTGAAGCCGCTGCTCGCCATGCTTCTCCTCTCGCCGCATATCCCACTCCTCTTCATGGGCGAGGAATATGGAGAGACCAACCCCTTCCTGTTCTTCACCGATTTCCATGGCGATCTCGCGAAAGCCGTACGCGACGGCCGCCGCAAGGAATTCGAAGGCCATGCCGGCCACGGGGGAGAGACCGTCCCCGATCCGAATGCCAGGAAGACTTTCGACGTCTGTAAGCTCGACTGGAAGAAGCTGAAATCGGCGGACAGCAAGGACTGGCTGGAGTTTACTAAGGCGCTTCTGAAGCTGCGGCAGGATATCGTCGTTCCCGTGCTCGGCTCCGCGCGCGGTCACTCGGGCAAGGTGCTGAAGACCGACAAGGGCTTCCTCGCCGTCTCCTGGATTTTCCCGAAAGGCACGCTTTCAATGGCGCTCAACCTCGGCGAAAAAGCGCAGGCGCTGCCGGACATGCCAGGCAAGATGATTTTCGCGTGGCCGGAACAGACGAAGGACCTGCCCCCCAATTCCGTGCTCGCCCGTTTCGAAGCAGTCGGAGACGCCGCATGATGATCCCGACTGCCACCTACCGCATCCAGTTCCGCAACGGCATGACCTTCGATCGGGCGAGCAGCCTGGTGCCTTATCTGAAGCGGCTCGGCATCAGCCACCTCTACGCCTCGCCGATCTTTACGGCCACGACCGGTTCCACCCACGGCTACGACGTGACCGACGCCAACGAGATCGACCCAGCGATCGGCGGCCGCGACGGTTTCGAGCACATGGTGAAGGCGTTGAAGGCCGAGGGTCTTGGCCTGCTCCTCGACATCGTCCCCAACCACATGGCCGCATCGCTCGAAAATCCCTGGTGGCGCGATGTCGTCGAGAATGGCGAGAAGAGCAGATATGCGCGCCATTTCGATATCGACTGGACCCGTCGTCTGACGATGCCCTTCCTGGGCGACACGTTCGACAAGGCGCTGGCGGCGGGCGAGCTTGCCGTCAAGGCTGATCCGAAGACCGGCAAGCCGGCGCTCGCCTATTACGACACGCTCTATCCGCTGGCGCCGGCGAGTTATGCCGGCCGCCAAGAGGAGATGCTCAAGTTCGCCGATCGCGCGGCGATTGCCAAACTGCACGACCAGCAGCCCTATCGGCTGATCTCATGGCGGGATGCGCCTCGCGAACTCTCCTATCGCCGTTTCTTCGAGATCACCGGGCTTGCCGGCATGCGGGTGGAGGATGGTACCGTGTTCGACGATACGCACCGGCTGATCCTCGAACTCGTCCATAGCGGCAAGGTCGATGGTCTGCGGGTCGATCATGTCGACGGTCTTGCCGACCCGAAAGCCTATCTCGAACGCCTGCGGCACGAGGCCGGGCCGGACTGCTACATCACCGTCGAAAAGATTCTTGGCGAGGGCGAGCAGGTCCCGACCGACTGGCCGATCTCCGGCACGACCGGTTACGAGTTCATCGCAGCCGTCAGCGATGCGCTGGTCGACGGCCCCAAGCTGGACGAACTGCGTAGCGCATATGAAAAGGCCACCGGTCAGCCGGTCGACATGGCAGCCGAACTGCGGGCAGCAAAGCTATTGATGGCCGACAACAATTTCGCCGGCGAGGTCTCGACGCTGCTCAATATCGCCATGCAGATCCAGCCTACGGAGGACCGCGAATCCGCTCTGTCGGAAGCAGCCGTGAAGTCAGCGCTGCGGGAACTGCTCGTCGCCTTCCCGGTCTACCGCACCTATGGCACCAGGCAGGGCATTCCGCCCGAGGGCCGGGAGATGCTGGCAAAAGTTCTCGACAACGTGCGCAACGGCCCGAACCCGCCGGAGGATGCGGCGCTCGCCTTCCTCGAACGCATCATGGTCGGCGATGTCGAGCAGGCGGCAGCCGGCAGCGCCTCGATCTTCCGCACCCGGTTCCAGCAACTCACCGGTCCGCTGATGGCGAAATCCGTGGAAGATACGCTGTTCTTCCGGCAGCATATGGCGCTGGCGCTGAACGAGGTCGGTGCTGAGCCCCTGCCCCGCAGCTTCTCGCTCGATCGCTTCCACGCGGAAATGCAGACGCGGCTGGAAAGGCAGCCCGACGCGCTGTCCGGCACCTCGACCCACGATACCAAGCGCGGCGAGGATGCACGCGCCCGGCTCTACGCGATCACCGAAGCACCCGAACTCTGGGCCGATGGCGTGGATCGCTGGCGCAGGATCAACAGCCACGCCGTCCGAACGCTGGACGACGGCCCCGCGCCGGAACCTGCGGTCGAATGGATGCTCTACCAAGCGCTCGCCGGCGCCTGGCCGAACGATCTCCACGCGGAAGACGCGGCAGGCCTCAAGGCGTTGGAGACGCGTTTCCTCGGCTATGTCGAAAAGGCACTGCGCGAGGCGAAGCTGC
This region includes:
- the treY gene encoding malto-oligosyltrehalose synthase, with product MMIPTATYRIQFRNGMTFDRASSLVPYLKRLGISHLYASPIFTATTGSTHGYDVTDANEIDPAIGGRDGFEHMVKALKAEGLGLLLDIVPNHMAASLENPWWRDVVENGEKSRYARHFDIDWTRRLTMPFLGDTFDKALAAGELAVKADPKTGKPALAYYDTLYPLAPASYAGRQEEMLKFADRAAIAKLHDQQPYRLISWRDAPRELSYRRFFEITGLAGMRVEDGTVFDDTHRLILELVHSGKVDGLRVDHVDGLADPKAYLERLRHEAGPDCYITVEKILGEGEQVPTDWPISGTTGYEFIAAVSDALVDGPKLDELRSAYEKATGQPVDMAAELRAAKLLMADNNFAGEVSTLLNIAMQIQPTEDRESALSEAAVKSALRELLVAFPVYRTYGTRQGIPPEGREMLAKVLDNVRNGPNPPEDAALAFLERIMVGDVEQAAAGSASIFRTRFQQLTGPLMAKSVEDTLFFRQHMALALNEVGAEPLPRSFSLDRFHAEMQTRLERQPDALSGTSTHDTKRGEDARARLYAITEAPELWADGVDRWRRINSHAVRTLDDGPAPEPAVEWMLYQALAGAWPNDLHAEDAAGLKALETRFLGYVEKALREAKLRTNWGDPNETYEKAVLEYARTLLSPSNQAFLTDFADTLRPFIRAGLVNGITQTIIKLMAPGVPDIYQGSEGLDLSLVDPDNRREPDFDTLQQRLTEREKLASTDEEEWQSGRLKQHVIATLLRVRQEAPTLFRRGEYLPLGASGKRADNVIAFARADMDDAFIVIAPRLVFSALHASLAPSRSERWAETEIILPERLGHRRYRDVCTGKLVDPKDRIAVNWAFGDHPFVLLLAE
- the treZ gene encoding malto-oligosyltrehalose trehalohydrolase, which codes for MPELNAVTEFRAFPKTWGAEYVAAGEVRFRLWAPGQETVTLRLNGEDTEMSRSDDGWFELLATGITPGAEYAYVLADGMVVPDPASRGQKDSVSGPSLVIDPTSYTWQHPEWQGRPWEETVVYEIHIGTFTEEGTFRAAIDKLPHLADLGITMIEVMPVAHFGGNRGWGYDGVLLYAPHAAYGPPEDFKAFIDAAHGHGLTVVLDIVLNHFGPDGNYLPLLAPAFFHRQKMTPWGAAIAYDVEPVRRYITECALYWLEEFHLDGLRFDAIDQINDPSEKHVLIEVAERIRAEIPERAIHLTTEDARNVTFLHPRDEDGKAPLFTAEWNDDLHNAVHVFATGETHAYYKDFAREPEKLVARALAEGFAYQGEVSPQTRRKRGVSSLDQPPVAFVDFIQNHDQIGNRAEGERLIELAGADKVKPLLAMLLLSPHIPLLFMGEEYGETNPFLFFTDFHGDLAKAVRDGRRKEFEGHAGHGGETVPDPNARKTFDVCKLDWKKLKSADSKDWLEFTKALLKLRQDIVVPVLGSARGHSGKVLKTDKGFLAVSWIFPKGTLSMALNLGEKAQALPDMPGKMIFAWPEQTKDLPPNSVLARFEAVGDAA